In Vibrio bathopelagicus, one DNA window encodes the following:
- a CDS encoding LysR family transcriptional regulator: MNLSQVQAFCSVADLGSVSEAARQLECNRTKLSMSIKALEKELDVELFVRSGNHVELSEAGKAIYKDCEGMLVTAARIKQTCLHVSGEFNAEIWIARDDSLPDEMWQSLSHALNNKYPSTSFNFVLASSGDLANLVETQQVDFAFGVDYERVDDPRIIYNPLGKIRMMSVCKKGHDLSAMRRVSDEVLRNSMQATMVYLNEKDNPELEPFSRRYIGFSSFDFMLDTILREDAWGVMPEPLIRHLLREQELAVIKHTYGLTQEDYCMFTAAGMAEHPGMNWLADQISDYLFDF, translated from the coding sequence TAGAATGCAACCGAACCAAACTGAGCATGTCGATCAAAGCCTTGGAAAAAGAGTTAGACGTCGAACTGTTTGTTCGCAGTGGCAACCACGTTGAGCTTTCTGAAGCAGGCAAAGCTATCTACAAAGATTGCGAAGGCATGTTAGTGACAGCTGCACGCATTAAGCAAACCTGCTTACATGTTTCGGGTGAATTCAACGCCGAAATTTGGATCGCACGCGATGACTCCCTACCCGATGAAATGTGGCAAAGTTTATCGCACGCCCTAAACAACAAATACCCTTCCACTTCTTTCAATTTCGTTCTCGCTTCTAGCGGCGACTTGGCTAATCTTGTCGAAACCCAGCAAGTTGATTTTGCATTTGGTGTCGATTACGAGCGTGTAGACGACCCAAGAATTATCTACAACCCACTCGGCAAGATCCGAATGATGTCGGTATGTAAGAAAGGACATGATTTAAGTGCGATGCGAAGAGTGTCGGATGAAGTACTAAGAAATTCGATGCAAGCGACGATGGTTTATCTTAATGAAAAAGATAACCCTGAGCTTGAGCCCTTCTCTCGCCGATACATAGGCTTCTCTAGCTTCGACTTTATGTTGGATACGATTCTACGAGAAGATGCATGGGGCGTAATGCCTGAGCCATTGATACGCCATTTATTACGTGAACAGGAACTGGCGGTGATCAAGCACACTTATGGCTTGACTCAAGAAGACTACTGTATGTTTACCGCGGCAGGTATGGCGGAACACCCAGGTATGAATTGGTTAGCGGATCAGATCAGCGATTACTTGTTTGATTTTTAA